A genomic window from Elusimicrobiota bacterium includes:
- a CDS encoding Mut7-C RNAse domain-containing protein gives MNQREQRFLVDKMLGRLAKWLRVFGYDTEYSPDKFGSGLLLESLRENRMLLTRGKKLSDKRGWQVVYLKSDFIGEQLKQLASELHLKYSFDKIFSRCTLCNGKILLVSEKTQLKELVPEYVYKTQNQFYRCEKCSQIYWKGTHFDLIKNDLAKLGFEIR, from the coding sequence ATGAATCAGAGAGAACAGAGATTTTTAGTAGATAAAATGCTCGGTCGTTTGGCAAAATGGCTAAGGGTTTTCGGATATGATACTGAATATTCTCCTGATAAATTTGGAAGCGGACTTCTTTTGGAGAGCTTGCGGGAAAACAGAATGCTTCTTACACGGGGAAAAAAACTTAGCGATAAGCGGGGCTGGCAGGTAGTCTATTTAAAAAGCGATTTTATCGGGGAACAGCTGAAACAATTGGCAAGCGAACTTCATTTAAAATATTCTTTTGATAAAATATTCTCGCGCTGCACGCTTTGTAACGGGAAAATTCTCTTAGTTTCGGAAAAAACTCAATTAAAAGAGTTGGTGCCTGAATATGTATATAAGACTCAAAACCAATTTTACAGATGCGAAAAATGCAGCCAAATCTACTGGAAGGGAACACATTTTGATTTGATTAAAAACGATCTGGCAAAATTAGGTTTTGAGATAAGGTAG